Genomic segment of Xanthomonas sp. DAR 35659:
CGACCTGCACCGGCCGATGCGGCGTCCGCGCCGCTCGTGCGGGCGTGTTCGCCCTAGCCGGTGGGTCGCCGCGCCGCGTCGGCGCATCGAGCGGCAGGCGCGGCGAAGCCGGCGCTCGGTGTGATCGCGCATGGGGGCGGCCCCCCAATGGCAGCGACGAGCGCGGTGCTCGATCGAGCGCAATGGTCCGCCGTCGTGCCGGCGGTCGCGGCGGCGCCGGGGCAGGCCGCCGCTGGCCGAGCCGATCCCGGCATCGTGGCAAAGCGCTTTTCGATCATGCCGTTACGTGGCATGGCGGACACGCCCGGGAGCGGTGACCGGTGCCGACGACGGACCGCCGCGCTTGCGGTGGCCGCTGGGACTGGTATCGTGCGCCGCCCGACCGTCGACGCGAGACCCGAGCGATGCGTGGCACTCTCTACATCGTGGCGGCCCCTTCCGGCGCCGGCAAGAGCAGCATCGTCAACGCCACCCTGGCGCGCGACGCGCAGATCGCCCTGTCGATCTCGTTTACCTCGCGCGCGCCGCGGCCGGGCGAGCGCCATGCCGAGCACTACCACTTCGTCTCCGCCGACGAGTTCCAGAGCATGATCGACGCCGGCGACTTCTTCGAGTACGCCCGCGTGCACGGCGACTGGAAGGGCACCGCGCGGCAGTCGGTGGAACCGCAGCTGGCGGCCGGCCGCGACGTGTTGCTGGAGATCGACTGGCAGGGCGCGCGCCAGGTCCGGGCCAAGGTGCCGGACGCGGTCAGCGTGTTCATCCTGCCGCCGTCGCGCGAAGCGCTGGAACAGCGCATGCGCAAGCGCGGCCAGGACAGCGAGGCGGTGATCGCGCAGCGGCTGGCCGCCGCGCGCGAAGAGATGTCGCACTACGCCGACTTCGACTATGTGATCGTCAACGAGGACTTCGACACCGCCGTGGACGAGATGTGCGCGATCTTCGTCGCCAGCCGCCTGCGCCGGCTGCCGCAGCAACAGCGCCACGCGGAGCTGATCGCAGCGCTGCTGTTGGAACAGCCAACTGGCTGATTCCAAAGGAAACTGAACGGGGTCGGGTTGATTTCGGCCGGCCTGCGCCCTACAATCGCCGCCCTTTCCCTCATTCGAGTGCGCGGCCGTCGCCGGCCCGCCGGGAGCCCGCATGGCCCGCATCACCGTAGAAGATTGCCTGGAAGTCGTTAACAACCGTTTCGAGCTGGTCATGATGGCGTCCAAGCGCGCCCGCCAGCTGGCCAACGGCGTGCAGGCCACGCTCGACAACACCGAAGCGGCCGACAAGCCCACGGTGCTGGCGCTGCGCGAGATCGCCGCGCGCAAGATCGACAACGCGCTGATCGACGAAGTCGAGAAGGCCGAGCGCGAGCGCGCCGAGCGCGAGGCGCTGGAGTGGGCCGCGGCCGAGGTCGTGGCCGACGAGGACATGTCCAAGAACGACGACTGATCGCGCCCGCCGCGGTCGTTGCGTTGCCGAAACAGCCCGCACCCGCGGGCTGTTTCGCTTTGGCGGGTTTGCCGTCCACGCGCCGCTGGCATAGTCTTCGCGCATGAACCCAGGCCCTTCCGCCCAGGTCGCCCACGCCGCGCCGTCGCCGGCCAGCGAGGCGGTCCCCGATTACGTCCTGCAACTCGAGCGCAGCGCCAGCTATCTGCCGGCCGAGCAGATCCCGCTGCTGCGCCGCGCCTGGGAAGTGGGCGCGGCCGCGCATGCCGGACAGACCCGCAAGTCGGGCGAGCCCTACATCACCCACCCGGTGGCGGTGGCCGGCGTGCTGGCCGAACTCGGCCTGGACGTGGAAGCGCTGATCGCGGCGATCCTGCACGACACCATCGAGGACACCCCGCTGACCCGCGCCGAACTGGCCGCCGAGTTCGGCGAGGCGGTGGCCGAACTGGTCGATGGCGTCACCAAGCTGGACAAGCTCAAGTTCCGCGACCGCCAGGAAGCGGCCGCCGAGAGCTTCCGCAAGATGCTGCTGGCGATGTCGCGCGACCTGCGCGTGATCATGATCAAGCTCGCCGACCGCCTGCACAACATGCGCACGCTGGGCGCGCAGAGCGCCGAGGCGCGCAGCCGCATCGCCCGCGAGACCCTGGAGATCTACGCGCCGATCGCCCAGCGCCTGGGCATGAGCCTGATGAAGTCCGAGCTGCAGAACCTCGGCTTCCGCGCCCTGCATCCGTGGCGCCACGCGATCATCGAAAAGCACATCCGCAGCCAGCCGGTGGTGCGCCGCGAGTCGATGGCGCAGGTGGAAGTGCAGTTGTCGCAGCGCCTGGCCAAGGAAGGGC
This window contains:
- the rpoZ gene encoding DNA-directed RNA polymerase subunit omega, whose amino-acid sequence is MARITVEDCLEVVNNRFELVMMASKRARQLANGVQATLDNTEAADKPTVLALREIAARKIDNALIDEVEKAERERAEREALEWAAAEVVADEDMSKNDD
- the gmk gene encoding guanylate kinase; the protein is MRGTLYIVAAPSGAGKSSIVNATLARDAQIALSISFTSRAPRPGERHAEHYHFVSADEFQSMIDAGDFFEYARVHGDWKGTARQSVEPQLAAGRDVLLEIDWQGARQVRAKVPDAVSVFILPPSREALEQRMRKRGQDSEAVIAQRLAAAREEMSHYADFDYVIVNEDFDTAVDEMCAIFVASRLRRLPQQQRHAELIAALLLEQPTG